In the genome of Leptolyngbya subtilissima AS-A7, one region contains:
- a CDS encoding ATP-binding protein: protein MTYQHTSQIETQTDPTALKSVLAWFDQFQATPIPHNIWLQCQLALIEGFTNAVRHAHAGLPLETPVCIEVSVSDRTIDIRIWDRGPGFDLASMLRHKISVNTPDSEGGRGLKIMYLVADRLTYEPAPDQGNCLHLHKTFAL from the coding sequence TTGACTTACCAGCACACTAGCCAAATTGAAACCCAAACCGATCCAACGGCGCTAAAGTCGGTACTGGCGTGGTTTGACCAGTTTCAAGCAACGCCTATCCCCCACAACATTTGGCTTCAGTGTCAGCTCGCTCTAATTGAGGGATTTACCAACGCGGTGCGCCATGCCCACGCCGGGCTGCCCCTAGAAACCCCCGTTTGCATTGAAGTGTCGGTGAGCGATCGCACCATCGATATTCGCATTTGGGATCGCGGCCCCGGATTCGATTTAGCCTCAATGCTGAGGCACAAAATTAGCGTCAACACTCCTGACTCAGAGGGAGGACGGGGACTGAAGATCATGTACCTCGTCGCCGATCGCCTCACCTATGAACCTGCCCCCGACCAGGGGAACTGTCTACATCTGCACAAGACCTTTGCCCTATAG